The following nucleotide sequence is from Megalops cyprinoides isolate fMegCyp1 chromosome 6, fMegCyp1.pri, whole genome shotgun sequence.
CAACAGACTTAGGGCAGATCCAGGTTGAGCGCTCTTTGGCACAGTCTGAAGCGGAGAGTGGATTCGGTGACTAGGCTTTATGTAAACGTTAAAACCAGTAGTTTGAACAAGATTTCGTTTTGGCTAAAATTTCAATCTGCTTGCAAAATTGTTGTGCACTGTGGTTTGTGACAATAGCTTTGGTCAGTCTTTGGATTAAATTCAGAAGAAGGGTGGGGTTGCTGGGAAGGTGATGTCATTGATGCCTGACTGGGAATAAAGTATGCTGTGTTAATTTTGACTGTGTAGGTCTTGCATCAAAGCTGGTCGCTTTGCTCTGTTGTCCGTCATAATAACTAAGGTCCGATTATTGGTTATGTAGGGAATATAAATTGTGGCACTTCCAGGTTCAGTAATGGCACTGTTGAGGCCAGTTACTCTTTGGGAATTAATAAGCCTAGTCAGTTTCGGTAGGGTGCCATTCTTGCAGTAGGCTTCACTGCTTAAAATATTTAGGTCAGCTGGAAACATTGTGCTGTGACCCTCTTGGAAATTATTTTGACAGCACATTAATCCGCTTTGATCTCCAGCTTTCCTTGGACATGCACtcaaaacaaagatgaaaattGCCCCTGCAAAATATGGGCATAGCTGTCAGTCATATGGTTACTTGTTCTTTTCAACATGCAAAAGGTTGGAGTTTGTACATTGTGCCCAGTGCTGTATGGAATAGTAAGTGCAAAGTTCACACGTACAGTACAGTGGTGGGAGTATGACAAGcaaacatgcatacagtacagGAAGTAAAAGAAATGGGGATATGGGGGGGTGTCTATAAAAGGGCACTGATGGTCCCCACTTTCACATGTTGCATTTTCTCCAGTTTGTAGTTGCAGTGGGCTTCCTGTTGGTGGTGCTGCTGGCCCTCACCTACCCTCAAAGTCCTCCCCAGCTGGGCTTGGCCATCACCGGGGGCCACAACTGGTCCTCCCCACTCAGTCATGTGCGGCTACTCTCCCTGCCCATCGCCAAGAAGTACAACCTGCAAGGTAACTGCGTGCGAGGGACAGCACTCAAAGGGCaccttcacacactgtgcacactcccctctctgcttgtaacatacagtacactaaGCGATGGCTGCCGTAGTCAGTTTCATAAGAGGCAGGTAGCAAAAACCACTGTCGTTGCTGTTCAGTACACTAGTGAGTATTAACTTGTGTGGGTGACCAGGAAGTGTTGCTGACCTGCCAGTAGTAGGCGTGCTAAGACAGAACTACTTTGCATGCTAGATAATGACCATAAGGTGGCACGTAATACAGACTTCATATGAAAGCCCAGCCTGTGTAACAAAAAAGACAGTTCAAGGACAGAACAGTTCCATCAGTGAACTTACCGTGATTACGGCTTGAGATTGCCGAGGGAACACTCCAGACGTCCAGAACGGGTTGTGTGTTTTAATCAACCCTTGCTTCAGAGCAGCTGTGGCCTTGCGTGAGAGCAGTTGCTCAAGATCATCTAAATAAAAGTGAGTTCTGTTCTGTGGGATACTAGAAGAGCATCTTCCTTCCTGTGTATTACATTGTATTCCATGTCCTTTTAGTTGTCATAGGGACATCTGTTGGATAAGAAAATTCTCTTGCTGTTGGAAATTCTTTCACAGTCTGAAGCGTTCTGTAGGCCTATAGACGTTGTGGCAGCAAGTTGACAAAACTCCGGAGAACCACTTATGGGTGTGATATTTTTAACTCCAGTAGCTCAGTATGTGCCTCACAAACTGATAAGTAATCACTGTATGTAATATTGGCATGGCGTAGTGTAATATGAGCCAACAGAGTGTATTTTCTGTGTCCTGATTGGCTCAAAGGCCTTCTAAGTATTCAGTTATCAGGGTTGTTAAATTCTTCGATAGGAAAAGTCGTTGTAATTGATCTATTAGAGTCATAATGCTTCTGTGTTTGTCACTCTGTGTTGGATATTGTTCTGTCTTGGGCTAGACTGATTGTCAAAATGTGGTGGAAGTAATCTGTGTTTGTAGATGGTGAACGGTATGCTATTCAGATGGCTAGCTTCAACACCAAACCACTCCAGCAACAGATTTTATGTCTACTGCGCTGATAGCTTTGGAAATAAATGGTTTTGATATTCTCACTGAATAGGACAGCATAAATGACCATTTTCTTGAAACTGGCCTTTTATTCTAAGCTTGATAAGACACTCAGGGACATGCGTTATCAGGTAGCGTTAGGTAGCGTTAACAGGTAGCTCCAATTCCATGGGCAAAGCCCTGGCTTTGTACCTCAGAAGTTATGCCCCTTGGTGTGCCACTCTCCAAAGGGAAGGCACACCTCACCATGTCTTATCACTCGCATGAGTAGTGTGagatttttatgaaaatgtaaaagccAAGTCAGCTCCTACACTGACATCCCTCTGATGGTTGAAAATTACCTGGCTTCAGCTGTGTGCGGTGTGGTTTTTCTGTGGTTGGTGCACATACAGGCAAGCAAGGTCTGGCTGCAAAGCCCTTTGTCCTCAATTTTGAATAACAAAATTACCCAAGTGTTCATTTTTGGTGCTTGCACAACAGCATGTTTTCAGCGGTCACTGGGATTAAAAAAATAGCTGTGTAAGTACAGGAAAAATTGTAATTCTTGTCTAGCTGCAGCAttcaaagtcaaggacaaagAGCGCTGTAGTTAGACTGAATCTAGGCCTAAGGTAGAAATAAATCTTTTATGAACTTATTTTTCCTGAACTCTGGTCTGTGAAAGAGTTTGATGTGCAtatgcaacccccccccaggaTCAGCCAGCAATGGTCAAATTCAAACAGAACTTCGACCTCGGTTGAAAAGCTGTTGCACCCAGATCAATGCGTTCGGAGGTCGGGGTACATTCATTCCTGTTTCCTCAGAATTACGATGCCAACAACCAGTTTACACTTTGCATGGTCGTCATGGTTGTTTCCTACATTCACATCTCAATTGAGAAAACTGACCTGAAAATCTGTCTGAGTATTTTTTCTATCACTACACCGATATAAAGTTCCTTTATAGACACATTAAGGGAAGCATGCCTAGCGACAGCTGCATTAATGGTCTgctccactaggtggcagtcTGTAACAGCGTGTTCCTCCCGCAGGGTTCCACGAGTGGTGGAGCGCAGGGGCCCTGCGGCAGGGACTGGTCAACTGCTCCGCCTGCGCCTCCGTCTCCTCCGTCCTGGAGGTGCTGGAGCCTCTGTGTGTCTCGGGGGCGCTGAGACGGGGACCCCAGCCTGTCCTCCTCAAGGTGAAGCCCCTCACACCGTCCCGTCTGTAAACAACGTCTTGTTCAGAGGCTGCAGGATTGATTCCCAattggggcagtgctgttgtacacttCAGCAAGGCGCTTGATCCAAATTGGAGTAGCTCCAATTGGATCCAGCTCCATTAATGTATAACTTGAAAATTTGTgttgtgtaagttgctctggatagggtcatctgttaaataaacatgtaatgtaCACTCATGCTGACAGTCATGTCCATATGATGTAAGTTACCATACCCCCCATGCAGTACTTAGCACGTACCTCTCCCCTGGGCTAGTTTTCATAGTGTATTAAGTACTGCTGTACTGCATTAAGTACAtagaaaacatgaacaaaagCTGTTCATAAACATTTCATCTTGAGTTTACAATTGTAACGAAGGGAATTTATGCATGCACAGCAACACAAGGCCAGCACTATGTAAAACAACCGTAACGCCATTCCCCGATAAAGCCACAATCTCTGAATGAAGCTGGCGACGCCATCTGGCTGCGCTTGGCGGTGGGTGGAGCCTGGAGCATGTAGGGaggctcacttcctgtcctgtgCGGCTCCAGGGGGGCGGGACCCTGTCCCTGCAGTACCAGCGGCTGGAGCGCTTCTACTCGGCGCACACGGACTGCGTGAGCGTCCTGCTGGAGGAGCGGGAGCACCTGCTGTCCCGCGGCGAGGGCTTCCCGCAGGAGCCCGCCAACTTCACCCTGCTCTGGTGAGCCCATTGCCCCGGTCGTCTCGAGCTGGAtgtcctgcctctctctcccgtGCCACATCATGTCTGTTGTACGTTACCCTGCAAAGGCAGGGAGAAGCTGACTCTGTCGTGTTTGaattcatgttttatgtatCAGTTGTGTGTGTCCACAGCTTACTGCAAGCTCATGAACTTGAGCTCATTGAAGTGTTTTGAAGTGtacagtgatgtgtgtataCCTCCAGTGTGTCTCAGGCTTATATTTGGGAGGCGCTGGGGGGTAGTGATTGGTTACTAGTAAGCCCTataccactgattctcaatcctgctcctgggggccccctgctccgtacgttttccatctttccctgctctacctacctgactgaactcatcagtggcacttttgattagctgaacacacctgatttaatcaagagcatgcacactaatttcaatcaggtgtgtttggagcaaggatagatagaaggtatgcaggacagggggcctccaggagcaggattgagaaacactgccctaaaCAATGCAGTGTTTCCCGTAGATAAGCCGGTGGAGTACGTACTGGAAGCGGTGTTAGATATACTGTTATACTTAATGACACTTTCCCAGATGAACAAGAGCTTAGCACTGAGGTCATTTTCTCAACCACTTGACATTATTACGAGTCATCagaaggtggggtggggtttgggTTTGGATCTTGTGTGTCTCCTTCTCCCATGTGTGaatctgcctctctcctctgccaggCGGACCGCCGCTGGCAGGGAAGAAACATTACGGTGGCTGTTCCCTGAAGCTGaactctgccccctgctggacagtGCTGGAATGACACTGCAGCGATGCTTGGTTTCTCATAGCACAGGATCCCAGAGCAGGGTATGTGTACCTACTTACACAGGTGGCCTGTATTACAGGTATACAATAATATACTAACACCTTAATGCTTACATGCAAATGAATAGGCTTAAACTCTTACTTTTAAATGGCCAGACAGTAGTGTAAAATATGGCATGGTGTGGTCAgtgtaatgtttgtgtgtttttagtgtTAAATTCTGTGTGCTGTAAGTTAGTATGGCATTGGCGTACAGTTTAGTGCTATGTGGGAGGTAGTGGTAGCATATACGCCGTGTGTTGAAACTCAGTGTATTAATGTGCATTACCAGTGTATCAGTGTGCAGCATGTAATTTTAAGGGTCTGTACAGACGTGGCTCATTGGCT
It contains:
- the c6h6orf89 gene encoding bombesin receptor-activated protein C6orf89 homolog, which codes for MGTTLSEPCIYDKLSESIDILRQSGYRYGMSEKEIEKFIKQVLETNEPRRDPPQFNILRETVKFVVAVGFLLVVLLALTYPQSPPQLGLAITGGHNWSSPLSHVRLLSLPIAKKYNLQGFHEWWSAGALRQGLVNCSACASVSSVLEVLEPLCVSGALRRGPQPVLLKGGGTLSLQYQRLERFYSAHTDCVSVLLEEREHLLSRGEGFPQEPANFTLLWRTAAGREETLRWLFPEAELCPLLDSAGMTLQRCLVSHSTGSQSRGLRVLGWLLVGEGLPSVRVLPVPRCQKQCSSFNLWLSPGDMVYADPRYWQMELFPGRGKNIVCDGSAL